TTCTCAGAAGGTCGCTGCCGATCTGGGGATAGATGGGACATTCATCTACGAGGACCCTACTGAGGGTTGGAAAATTTCGCACTATCTCGTTGATTGTGAAATGCTTGATTATCATAATCACGAACAGGTAGCACAGGCGATGCAGATCGCGAGGACACTGCATTCGTGTGGTGTGACATCTGATTTCACGTTCAATCTGAACGAAAAGACACGGCAGACGATTGCCTTACTTGATAGGGGACGTGCTGCATCATTTCGCGATTACCCCGAACTGGTTGAGCGAGCACAGCGTCTGTATAACGTCGTTTCCGCGCAAGGTGTTGCACCGGTACTCTGCCATAACGATTTTTATGCGCCGAATTTCTTAGTGGGAAAGGATCGTATTGACCTTATTGACTGGGAATATTCCGGCATGTCTGATTACGCAAGTGACCTCGGCGTATTCATTTGTTGCAGCGATTACAGCTACGACGAGGCTATAGAGGTGCTCGAGCTCTATTTTGAGCGACCTCTGACGCCTGACGAACTGGTGCACTGCGTATCCTACATTTCTATCGCCAGCTTCTATTGGTTTGTGTGGGCGCTCTATAAGGAAATGTGCGGGGAGTCTGTCGGCGAGTTTTTGTATCTGTGGTACCGCTATGCCAAAGATTATGGAATCCGTGCTGAAAAGCTTATTGCTGCAGCAAAAGGCGATGGCGGCCGTACTGCTTCAAAAAACATACGAGAAATAACGAATAGGGGAACACTATGGAATTGATTGGCACTGCGGTTGTCTATCTGATTATGGCTTGCGCCTTAGTGGGGTGTGCTGCATCGGTTATTAAACCCGAAAGCGAATTAGGTAAAGAATTTGTCGCCGGCATTGATGCTATTGGCCCGATCTTTCTGCCGGTGGCAGGCATTATGGCATCAGCACCATATCTTACCGCCTTTGTGAGTGCTGTCTTTGGTCCGGCATATAGTGCCCTGGGTGCCGACCCTGCTATGGCTGCAACTACTTTTATCGCCGTTGACATGGGTGGCTATCAGCTTGCCGATGCGCTTGCGCAGACACGTGAAAGCTGGATTATGGCCATGATGACTGGTTACATGGCTGGTGCGACAATCGTGTTTACCATTCCTGTTGCTTTAAAGATGCTGGTTAAGCGCGATCGTAAATACCTTGCCCTTGGGGTAATGAGTGGGCTGTTGGCTATTCCTATTGGTGTTCTTGTTGCAAGCGTTATTATCGCTTTTAGTCATCCGGTGGTGCGCGAAGCGGTGTCTACCAATGCTGAAGCGGCTTATCAGCTTGCGCTGAGCTTCAGTCAGATCGGCTTAAATCTTATTCCGTTGATTATTATCTGTCTTACCCTAGCAGCGGGCTTAAAGTTCAAGCCTGATGCGATGATCAGGGGATTTATTGTGTTTGGTAGGGTCATGGAAAGTGCCCTTAAGATTGTTTTCGTACTGGTGGTTATTGAGTACTTTACCGGTATCTTTACAACGCTGTTTGGAAGCTTCGGATTTGAACCGATTATTGCTGACGATGCCGATAAATTCAGAGCACTTGAGGTATCGGGTGCTATTGGCATGATGTTGTGCGGCGTGTTCCCGCTTGTGTATTTAATCAAGCGCTACCTTGCTGCTCCGCTTGCCAAAATCGGTGGCTTATTTGGCCTTTCCTCTGACGCAACAGCGGGTCTATTGGCGGCATCAGCTAACGTACTGGCGGCGCTTTCGATGGTCAAAGATCTCAAAGCACGTGATAAAGTAATTGTGATTTCGTTTGCTGTGTGCTGCGCCTTTTTGTTTGGCGATCATCTTTCGTTTACCGCGAATTTCCAGCCAACCCTTATTGTTCCGGTATTGGTAGGCAAGATGGCAGGCGGTATTGCGGCGATTGCATTTAGCTACGTATTTGCGGTAAAGAAGGCCGAAGAACTCGAAAAACTCGATGAAGCTGCTGGCGCGTAGAGCAGTGATACACATGTGGTCAAAATATGAAGCAGGGAATGATAAGGAAACCTCTTGTCAGGTTGCATAACATCCTCGTATAATAGCCAGGCTGTCTCGTAAGAGACATCAATATACGTCCCCATAGTCTAGAGGTTAGGACGCGGCCCTTTCAAGGCTGAGACCCGAGTTCAATTCTCGGTGGGGGCACCATGCTAATAGACCCGGGTTCGCCCGGGTTTTTCATTGCATGGATCTATATGGTACGAGCTATACGGCACAAGTGGCATATCAGACGGATGTACTAGAACTCTTCTCGATCGTGTGCAGCTAAGTGCGTATAATACCAGCATGTATGCTTATTGAGCACACAGGCAATGTGGCTCGGCAGGCGCATAAGAGCTTGCCCGCATTGAAACCGACAGGTAGGGAAGACGCTATGGAGATCCGTTTCACTAAGAGGACGGCACTTTTAATCGCGTGTGATATCGCCGCTACGTTCCTCTCGTATTTCTTCGCTTCACTTATCACCGGTCTTGCCGATGAAGTGTTTGCTACTCATGAGATTTATTTCTTGCTCGGTGTCGCCGTAGTTATCAACCTTGGTTTTTTTGCCGCTTTCAGGCTGTATAACGACTTATGGGAATATGCTTCGGTCGACGATGCCCTGCGTATCACATTCACCGTAGGGCTTTCTACCCTAGTAACAGCAGTGTTCCTTTGGCTTGCTGGCCAATGGATTCCCATCCGCGTGTATGTGGCTGCCCTGATTATCATGGTGTTTTTCGTGGGCGGTTCGCGCATGTTTTTCCGCGTTCTCCGCAGCAAACGTCGTGAAATCGAGCGCGCTCATGCCGATGAAGAACGTCCTCGTACGCTTATCGTTGGTGCTGGCGAAACCGGATCATTAGCAATTATGCGCATGGCATCAAAAGACCCGCAGATGCCGGGCGAACCTATTGTCGCTGTTGACGATGATAAAAAGAAGCGCAACTTGCGTGTGCATGGCGTGCGTGTAGCAGGAACCAGCGAAGACATCATCGAACTGGTTGAGCGCTTTGGTATCGAACAGATTGTCGTAGCTATTCCGTCGGCATCTATTAACGACCGCAAGCGCATCTATTCCATCTGCACGCAAACTACTTGCCAGCTGCGTACGTTACCTAACGTACGCGAGCTCAAACTTGATGAGATCAATGATATTGCCCTGCGTGATGTTAATGTAGCTGACTTACTCGGGCGCGAAGAGGTTGTGCTAAACACACGCTTGGTAAGCGGTTACATTGCGGGCAAGACCATTCTTGTTACGGGTGGCGCTGGCTCGATTGGTTCAGAGCTTTGTCGTCAGATGTGCCCGGTGGCACCAGCCCGTATTGTCGTGTTCGACATGTGGGAAAACGATGCCTATTTGCTTAAGCGTTCTATCCAAGAGCAGTACGACGACATTGATGTTCAGGTTGAGATTGGTAACATCTGCGACGAATCGCGCCTGCGTGACGTATTTGAAAAGTATCATCCTGCTGCCGTTTTTCATGCAGCTGCTCATAAGCACGTGCCGCTTATGGAAATGTGTCCACGCGAAGCGATACAAAATAATATTTTTGGCACGCTTAATACCGTGCGCTTGGCTCATGAATTTGGCGTTGCCCGTTTCATTTTTATTTCAACAGATAAAGCTGTTAACCCCACGTCAGTTATGGGTGCTACCAAGCGCATGGGCGAGATGATCATCCAACATTATGCGCAGAAGTCCAATACGGTGTTTGCTGCCGTGCGCTTTGGTAATGTGCTCGGTTCAAATGGCAGCGTTATTCCCATTTTCAAAAAGCAGATTAAAGAAGGTGGGCCGGTAACGGTTACTGATCCTGGTATCGAGCGCTTCTTTATGACCATACCCGAAGCATCTCGTTTGGTTATACAGGCCGGTGGTATGGCTACTGGTGGTGAGATATTTATTCTTGATATGGGCGAGCCGGTAAAAATTGTCGATCTGGCACGCGCGCTTATTCAGCTGTCTGGTCTTGAGGTGGGTAAAGATATCGAAATCGTCTACACGGGTTTACGTCCTGGCGAAAAAATGTACGAAGAGCTGCTGATGAATGAGGAAAATACGCTTCCTACCAAACTATCAGGCATTATGATTTCCACCGGTCGAGAAGTCAGTTTTGAAGAGGTTGAGGCGAAGCTTGTTTCGCTGAAAGAATCAATGAGTGCCGATGACGCGACCGCTTTGCGTGTACTCGAACAGGCTGTTCCAACGTATACGATTACAAAAAATTAACGTCAGCCTAACGGCCTGATGCTTTCCTTGGGGACTGTCGTGGTCAACATTGCGGGGTTTTGGACGGTTTAGCTGGGTGCTAATGTCGAGGGTTTAGTGCCTTTCTCGGTGGCGTCGTGGTCAACAGCATGTATACCGGGTTAGTTTCCAAACTCCATCTGCTTAAACTATTTCTTTCAGCCTGTTTTCAGGTTTGCGCACTACGGTGTCAGAGTGGAGATTTATCAGCTGAGTGCCTCTGTTGCTGCAAAGTCGTCTGTTCTTTCAGTTTGTGCAGTTGCTTTTTTCCTCTCCTCAAGTAGAGTGATCTCTTACCTTAAGCATGATGTGAAAGTGCTTGGGTGTCAGACTTGGAGGGTAGTGCCGTGAAACGTGTTATCACATATGGGACTTTTGATCTGTTCCATTACGGCCATGTGAATCTCTTGAAACGGGCACGGGAGTTGGGGGACTACCTGATCGTTGCTGTTTCGACGGATGAATTCAATTGGGAAGCCAAAGGCAAGAAATGTTACTTTCCTTACGAACAGCGTAAATCGCTTGTCGAATCGGTGCGCTTTGTTGACTTGGTAATCCCTGAAACTTCGTGGGATCAAAAGCTTTCGGACATCAAGCGGTATCATATTGATACCTTTGTAATCGGTGACGATTGGAAAGACCGCTTTAACTTCCTGGAAGAAGCCGGTGTTGAAGTTGTCTATGTTCCGCGTACTCCTGAGATTTCAACAACTCAGATTAAAGCCGATTTAGGTTCGCAGGGTTTGTCACCGCTTGTTGAGGATTGATTGGTTTTGCCTGATTGCCTTACTTGTATAATTGCTTGCGCTTGCCTGCAGCCGATCTGTGAGGCGTATTGACGTGGCTTCCTCGCGAGTAGCCAACTCGCTTAAAAATGTTTTTGCTGCGTGGGGCGGACAGGCACTCTATGCACTTGCAAGTTTTGTCGTACGTGCCGTATTTGTTGCGACGCTTGCGCAAGAATTCGTGGGACTTGAAACACTGTTTGCAAGTCTGCTTACTATTTTGACTCTCGCCGATCTGGGCGTGGGAAGCGCTATTGTATTTGCGTTATACGAACCTTTGGCAACAGACAATAAAGAAGTTGTTAAGTCGTTAATGCGCCTGTTCAAGCGGGCATATATTGTTATCGGCATCGTCATTATTGTGCTGGGTATTATCTTGGCACCCAATGTGCGCCTCTTGTTAGGTGCTGATGCACCTGATATCCCCTTGCTTGAGGTATATTTCTTCTGCTTTGTGCTCAACACCGGTATCTCGTACTTCTTTTCCTATAAAGGCTCACTGATTAACGCTGATCAGAAGAGCTACATTGTCTATTTGATTCAGTATTCATTTCTCACAGTTATGTGTCTGTTCCAGATAGCCGTACTGGTGATTACCCATAATTACCTGGTGTTTCTTATCTGTATGATCGCTTCCACACTCTTCCAGAATATCGTGATCGCCTTAACGGCCAACCGAATGTATCCCTACATTAAGGAAAAGGACGTCAAGCCGCTCGACCGGGGTATTTTGCGCAGCATCGAAAAAAATGTTGTGGGGTTGATGATGCACCGCATTGCCGGTGTTGCTTCAACACCCGTGAATAACCTGGTTATCACGTCGTTCGTTGGCTTAGCGACAACGTCGCTCTATGGGAATTACCTTTTGGTTATTCAGGCGATGGAGCGCATTCTTGCAAAAGTATTTGATTCTATTATTGCCAGCGTGGGCGATCTTGGAGTGCGTGAGGGCGAACAGCGGCAGTATGAAGTTTTTCAAACTGCGTTTTTCGTAAATGCCCTCGTCTTCGGCGGGGTCGCCGGTGGAATGATGTGCTCTTTCAATTCCTTTATTACGCTGTGGGTCGGTTCAGATTGGTGTCTTCCTGATTACCTGGTTATTCTTATTGTGCTGTTGTTTTTTGTAAAAGGAATGCGTTCAGCAGGCGAGACATTTACAAGTGCGTACGGTCTCTACTGGATCACAAAATGGAAAGCGGTTCTTGAGGCGATTTTTCTTCCGGTGTTAGCGATTATTCTGGTGCAGCCTTACGGCATGGCCGGTGTTCTTATTGCTTCGATGATATCGTCCCTCGGTATTTCAACGGTGTATGAGGCGTGGGCTGTGTATCGTCACGGTTTTCATATGCCCTTGCGGGCTTATATCAGAATGTTTTCCCTCTACGTTTTAGTCTGCGTTGTCGCGATGCTTGCAGCATTCTGGCTGTGTACCAACATGGCTCTTACGGGCATTGTTGGCTTTTTAGTTAACGGCCTTGTTGGTATGGTAATTACGGCTGGTGTTGTTGTTCTGGTGTTTGGACGAACACGACCCGCCCGCGAGGCATTTGGTATTGCTGCTCGTATTTTTAACCACGTTATAGCAAAACTGCCGTTTTACAAAGCGCAGGGGTAAACCTACACAACACACTGCTCACCTTGTTGAATTTGACCATTACACGGGATATCGTGGCAAGTCGGGCAAGCAGGTAAGCCCAGAAAGAACTACGACTCCAAGTCTCCTTCTTCCAGAAGATAAAAATCTTGATCATGGCTGGTGACCTGTTCTTCCTTTGGTGGGAGCTTTCGGTAATCACCATATTGACGGTGTAGAATAAAATCATAGTTTTCTGGGATAGGAAGGTCGTGTCCTTCAAACGAAACACGCTTCGTGGGAAACCAGGGGTTTCCTTCAAGAAAGGTTTTACCGTCTGCTCCCCAACTGGGCAGTACGCAGGTCCAGGGGGAATCATCTGGCGCTGGTAAGTTTTCGAGTACGTCAGCGCAGCGAGCAACCCACCAAGAAGCGGGCTTAAAGCGGGCGCTTAAGTAACCCCATGCATTTTTTGCCGCTCGTTTTGGATATAGTGGATTAAACTCCCAGCGTTGTGGCTTTGTGACGCAGTAATAGCGACCGTCGTTAATGCGTCGAAAACGCTCAAGCACTTCGGTCCGATCCGCTTCGTTAGTAGGAAGTCCTGATAGTGGGAATATATCGATAAATACCCCTTCGCGAAAGCCTTGACTACTCCTCAAGGCTGAAGATTCGGCACGTGTTCGGTTGTCGTATACTTTCATAAATGAAGCGTGGTAGGGCAAATCCGACTCAACAAGTGCCGCCGCAAAGCGATAGCGTCCGTCAAGAATGCCACCGGTGCCTTGTTTATTCACGATGTCTATGAGCTTGCGATAATCGGGATAGGGCATAATAAGATCGATGTCGTCGTCCCACGGGATGTATCCCTGATGTCGCACTGCGCCAATAAGCGTGCCATACGCGAGTTCGTATGCAAGGTCTTCTTCTTGGCAGAGCTTGTCGACCCTCAGCAGGATATCCATTTGAATAGCACGAATTTCATCGAGTTTTAGTTTCCTCATATGCTTCCCTTCACAGCGCGAGCGGAAATACTCTGAAGACTCGCATCAGGTGGTTTGCATGAAGTATTATAGGCACTTACGTGGAATGAATACCAAGTTCTGAGGAGATATGGATTCGATTCAAACGTCACCAGATTCTGCGCGCGAGCCGCTTGGGCTGATAACGCTGGGAATTGTGGCTTATAACGAGCATGATGCGCTCCCTGATATCCTCTCCGATGTACTTGCTCAGGATTTTCCGCGCTCTTACATCGAGATAATCCTTGTCGATAGCGCTTCAACGGATGATACCCGCGCCATAATGGAAGAGTTTGCACAAACATATTCCGGGGTGGATAACGGCTTTAAGAGCGTGCGTGTTCTTGATAATTCGGCGCGTATTATTCCGGCGGGATGGAACGTTGCTCTGCGTGCCTTTTCGGGCGATGCGTTTTTGCGTATCGATGCTCATGCGCGCATTCCGTCGGATTTCGTGCGGATGAACGTGACCGTGCTCAATGAAGGCGAGTATGTGTGCGGCGGATCGCGTCCGGCTACCGTTTCGCCCGATACCCCTTGGACTCGTACCCTGTTGATGGCTGAAGAATCAGCTTTTGGCAGTTCTGTTGCTGACTATCGGCAGGGGAGTGAGAAGAAATATACCTCAGCGGTTTTTCTGCCGGCGTTTCGACGCGAAGTTATCGAGCGCGTGGGACTTTATGATGAACGTCTGTTACGCACTGAAGATAATGATTACTGCTATCGCATTCGCACGGCTGGTTTTCGTATCCGATTTGATGCACGCATTCATTCAACGCAGGTGGCACGCAATACACTCGGCGGCATGATGCACCAAAAATATGGCAATGGATACTGGGTTGGCCGTACCGCTTTTATCCAGCCAAAATGTCTTCATGCCTATCATTTTGCCCCCTTTGTTATGGTAGTTGGTGCGCTGGTGCTTGCGCTGAGCGCTGCGATTACTTCGTGGTGGATTCCCCTTGTAGGCTGCGTCGTGCTATACCTTGCTCTCTGCGTCGTTCTTGCGGTGCGGTCTGCTATGAAAACCGATCGTCGCTTTGCTGTTTTTCTTGCTTTACCACTGCTATTTCCTTGTATCCATGTAAGCTATGGCATTGGTACGAGTGCAGGCTTATTGGCGGGCATTGCCTGCGGAAGGAAGTGAATCTGTTGGCTGAAGCTGAGTATGCAGATGTTGCAACGGGCAAGCTGCGTGAACTCCAGCTTTGCGAACTTGACTTAATGCAGCGCTTTGTTGCGTTTTGCAAAAAGCATGACATTCGTTATTACATGATCGGCGGCACCCTGCTTGGCGCAGTGCGACATGGTGGCTTTATTCCCTGGGATGATGATGTTGACCTGGGCGTGCCGCGACCTGACTACGATCGCTTTTTAGAGTTGGCTGAGGCTGAGTTTACTGATAAAGATACAAAGGTTATTAGCATCCATCATGATCAGTCATCGCGACAGGGAATGGCTAAAATTACCTCATCGAAGATGCAGATCATCAATCGTTCGGCAAATGTTGAACTCAAGCAAGATGTTTGGATCGATATCATTCCGCTTGATGGATTTCCGGCACCTGGCCTGGCAAGCTGTCTGCATAAGGCGCGTCTTATGTTCTGGAAAGTCATGGATGCCACCACAGAATTTGACTATGTGGTGGATACGAAACGTAAGCGTGGTTTTCCACAAGATCAGCTTGTTTCAATTCTGGGATTTCTTTGCCGGTATATCCATCCATTTGGACACGATTATCATCGCATCTTTATGAAGATGGAAGATGCGCTGCGAAAGTATCCATACGACGAATCCACACGCTGTATCAATATGTATGCTGCCCAGGGTTTTCGTGAGGTTTTTCCGCGCGAGGCTATGGGGGAGGGTGCACCAATTCTTTTTGAAGGGGAGCCCTTCACCGCACCAGCTCAGATGTATAAAGTGCTTACTATTATCTATGGCAAGGACTATATGTCTCCGCCTCCGATAGATGAGCGCAATTACCACAATTCCGAAGTGTTGTAAGTGGGTTGATCTATGAAGGCCCGCAAAAACACAAGTGAACGCTACACCATTACACTAGCGCATGGCAGCTTACGAGGAATAGCCGTTTCTCTTCAGGCGGCTCTTCTTCCTTTAGCGATTATTATTTTTACGGCTGGTTGGTATCTTTTTGATTTCGATGTAATGCTTGCTGGTGTGGCGTGTTTGTTTGTGGCAAATGTTCTCTATGCATGCCTGAATCTGCGCGATCGTCTGCTTTTTTTATTTCTGCATGCTGGCATTGCCCTTTTTCTGCTCTCGCGCCCGCTTATTGCCGAATTTGATGAAAAGCTGACGTGGAAGCTTTCTTCACCAGAAGCAACTTTTTTTGCGCTTGCTGCACTGTTTATCTCGCTTGCTTGTTGCTTTATCGGTGATGTGGTGTTTAGCGCCTGTGTCTCATACAACAAACGCCGCGTAGCACAGCGCGCACAATTACGCCCAACACTCGTATGTGATGCTTTACAGCAGGCCGATCAACAAGGGGAAAGTGCAGCTGAGACTCACGCTGATGGGCGGGTATTTCGTCATGAATCTGCCCGTCTGCTGTCTGTACGCTTTTCTCTAGCGGGCCTCACGAATACGCTGGCGTCATCAGAAAAGGTGCGCTGTTTGCGCATTGCGACGGCATTGCTTTTTATTGTTTGCTTGGTTGGAGCACTTGCTGAAGGAGCAATTCTTGTTGTGCATATGCGCGGCATGCATTACGAGGAATTCTATCTCACTTCGACAAGCGATTACGTGCCGTGGTCAATTGACTTACTGAAAGTCATGCTGCCCTATATGCTCTGCGGATATTTGGCTACGCTGCCACGTCGACGCCCGGCTACTCTTGCACTAACTGCCTTCATCATAACGGCTATTCCTATGCTCATGATTGGGTCGCGTGCGGATTTTGTTATCGACGTTTTGTTCGCGGCGCTTTACTGCGTGTTGCGTCAGATTATCGACACTGATGAGCGCTGGATTACGCGCCGTGTTGTTATTGCGGCGGTTATTTTGATACCGGTGGGTATTTTCGCATTGGGTATGATGGACTACATCCGTTCTGACAAAGCGAACCCCGAATTTACCTTCGCCCGTCAAATTGTCGATGCGCTTTATAAGCAGGGAGTCAGCTTTACCATTCTGGGGCATGGCTTCGATGTAAATGGACAGATTCAAGATCTCGGTTTTAAGTTCTACAGTATGGGTGGCGTGATTACCAATTTCACCCAAGGGTTTATTGGAACAACGTTTTTTGGCTTTCATGATTTAGGGTCAGCAAACAGTCCTGATCTTGCCCTGTATGGCAATTCATATGCTCATGCCATGTCATATTTCGCGCATCCAAACTATCTGGGTGGCGAAGGATATGGATCATCTTATTTGCTTGAGCTCTATGCTGATTTTGGGTATGGCGGTATTGCCGTTGGCAGTTTCGTTATTTCATTCTGTTTAGGAGCGCTTTCACGCTCGATTGGCCGCAGTTGGTTCTGGGGTATGATTGCCCTTATATCGTCACAGCTTGTTTTTCATATGCCGCGCGGTTATGCCGGTGAATGGATTGATTTTATGATTACGACACGGTTTCTTTTGGCTGTAGTTTTAATTATTTGTCTTGCGGCACTAGTGGCGTTTGCTATGCGTGGGTGGGTAAAAGATTGCACCACTCATATCCCTTCGCTTATGACAGTTGCACCTCGGCTATCAGGTAAAGTCCCTCTACACGACACGATTACTAGCTCAGGTCTTGCGGTAGGTTCTCAGGCTGGTGCGGGACATCTTGTTGACAATCCAGCGCGCGGTACGCCTGCAACGTTTAATTCATTTGGTATTCCATTAGTTAGTGCCATACTGGTGCCCAAGCAGAAACGATAGGGAGCAGACATGTTTAATTTTTCAACGGTGTGCGAAAGCGTACGACGGCATTGGATTCCCATTGCCATTATTACGGCAGTTTGCTTACTTGCCGGAGTGGGTTCATCGTATCTGCGGAGCGATGGTACGGTTGATGCATCACCGAAGTACACAGCTGAGGCTGCTGTTTATGCCATCGGGTATGGATATGGCGAACAAAATCACATTGGGGATAGCTATAACTATCAGCAAAACGAAACGTTAATGAGTAACGATATCCGTCGCATTATGGTGAGTGCCGAAGTAGCGGGTGAAGTCCGCGCCAAGTACGGAAGCGATGTGACTATTACGGTTCCGTGGTGGTACGACACGAAGAGCAACAGCACTATCTCATCGCGTTATGTGTTTGTTAACGTAGTAGCAAGCGATGCGCAGACAGCACTTGATGCTGCTCAAGAAATCGCTGATAAGACCGTCGAAATCGCGAAAGACCGTGTGCCAATATCGTATATCGAAGTAGCCGAACCAGCTACTCTCACCAGCACCGATGCGCAGAAAGCGGGCGATTGGGGATCCAATGCGCTGGTGTCTTCGTCGTCTACGACAGGTCAGGCGACTGCCTCTTCACCGAGCCTTAGCGTGA
This genomic interval from Cryptobacterium curtum DSM 15641 contains the following:
- a CDS encoding YveK family protein, whose translation is MFNFSTVCESVRRHWIPIAIITAVCLLAGVGSSYLRSDGTVDASPKYTAEAAVYAIGYGYGEQNHIGDSYNYQQNETLMSNDIRRIMVSAEVAGEVRAKYGSDVTITVPWWYDTKSNSTISSRYVFVNVVASDAQTALDAAQEIADKTVEIAKDRVPISYIEVAEPATLTSTDAQKAGDWGSNALVSSSSTTGQATASSPSLSVKNIVIFLFVGLAGSIVLFAAWDILSRRVRSATDIERLLDIPVLAHLAAGDSGEVAASAVAALTKRSNIESLVVVGASSRDEAPAVVERISSIDGLSVTGPVFLAQDDKAALRLQEGQAVLVVLREGASSGRQIENALSQIKIAGTPVLGAVFVSKK